The nucleotide window CTTGATGTAGGCGGGGGAGGGGTTGTCGGTGACGAGGAACTGGATGAGCTGGCGCGAGACGAAAGGCGGCGTGTTCGGATGACGGAAGAGGCAGTCGACCGCATCGAGCACATCCTGCATGCCGTTCGCGGCGCCGGCCTCGCGTTCCGGGATGATGAAGCCGTGGAGCAGCGTCTTGCGGCCGAAGTCGTGATACTGCGGATACATCACCATCGGCTTGGTGTAGTCGTCATCGCTCCAGCCGCCGCCTTCCCAACCGTAGGGCGCGTCGAAGTAGAGGCCGGTGAAAACACGGGCCATTTCGGTGATGGTGCCGTTGTCGTAGGTCGGGATTGGTTCGCCGTTGCCATCCAGCTTGCGCGAGCCATCCGGGTTCAGCTCCCACAGGCCGATTGAGAAGAGCTGCATCACCTCGCGGGCGAAGTTCTCGTCCGGATAGCGGGGGATGGAAGGATCCGCCTTCTGGTTGCCCACGTGGCTGAGATACCAGCCCATCGCGGGGTGAAGGGCGACCTCGCGGAGCAGCGTGCCGTAGTTCCCCGTGGCATTGCGGATGAGGGTGTCGTAGTAGTTCGCCATGCCCTCGGGCTTTTCCTCGAGCTGGGCATCGCGGCGGGACACCACCATGATCTGGGAAAGTGCGAAGGCCACGCGCTGGCGGAGCTGGTCCGGCGCCCCCACCGCGTTGCGGGCGAAGGGGGTGGTGACGTTGTTGCCGTAGACGAACTTGTCCAGGTCGTTGAAGTTGTAGCTCTTATCGGCGCGCGGCCCCGCGGCGTCCGCCTTGATCGCCTTGATGTAGGGTTGCAAGTACGATGCGGGTAGTTGCAACTGCGAGTCGATCCACGCCGCGTAGCCGGCCTGGCGCACCGCGTCGATGTCCTGCGGCACCGGGCCGAAGGATGCCTGCATCAGGAACCGCGATGCCTGCACTGGCGAAGGCGTGCCCGCAGCAGTGCTGCCGGGCGCACCACCGGAGGGCGAGGAACCCTGGATCTTCTGATAAAGCGCCAGTGCATCGCCGGACAAGGTCTGGCCGTTCGAGCGGACGATGGATTGTCCCACCGAGTTCGCGCTGGTGGGTGAGGAACCGAGCACGTTTGTCTCCGTCCAATCCTCCACGCCATCGCCATCGGTGTCCTTGGGGAAAACCCTTGCGCGGTAGAAGCGCTTTGCGTCTCCGGAGGAGAGGGCGTCGGGCACCCGCACCTGGCGGATTCCATTCGAAACATTCGAAGCGGGCAGTCCTGTGGCGACGCTCCACGAACCGAGACCCGTGCCGGTCTCGATGATCTGGGTCTTGAGTGGCGCATCGGTCCACGACAGCCACAGGTCGTTTCCGGAAGGCGTGGCGATCATCGCCAGCTTCGAGTTCGGATCATCGGGATTGGTGCCTGCGGCGCTTTCCTGTGCGTTGCTCACGCCGTCGCCATCGTCATCGGCGGAAGCGATGCGGGAACGCCCGCCGCTCCACAGCACCCAGGCGTCGTTGAGGCCATCACCATCGAGATCGCCGATCGCGCCTGTGAAGGTGAACGCCGCCGGAACCGAAGAAGCGGAGAGTGGATTGGTTCCTTGTGCGACTTCCAGACCATCACTCGCGCCATCGCCATCGGTGTCGGCGTTGCGCGGATTCGTGCCCGCGCGCCATTCGTCGCGGTTGTTCAGACCGTCACCATCGGTGTCCAATGTGGCGTCGGCGGCGCTGTTCGGATTGAAGCTGTTGACGGTTTCCCATGTGTCCGGAATGCCATCTTTGTCCGTGTCGAGGGTGCCGACGGCCGAAGAGGTGAAATAGACTTCGATGCCCGGCTCCTTGAGCACGCTCATTCCGCCCGCGGTATCGTAGGCATCCGCCCAGGAAACGGTGTTGTTGAGCAGTGAATTATCCGCGGCGATGGCAGTGTTGGCCGTGGTCGACCATGTCACCAACGTGACCGGTGAGGCGGCATTGGTCACGTTCTGGATCGCGAAGGTCAGCGTCCACAGGTTTTCGGTGGCGTTCTTCCGCACCGCCTTGAAGTCGAAGCGCAGCGGCATCGAGACATCACCCGCGCCATAGCCGCTGAATCCGAAGAGCGCGGTCTTGTCCTGTGGGAATGTGTTCCAATCGCTGTTCCAGAACGCATTGCCGGAGGCGTCCCGGAAGGTGGCGGAGCCGCAGCGGAAGCGGTAGGTGAGGCGACCGTTGATCCAGCGCAGGCCGATGCCGATCTGGCTGTCCCATCCGGCGCCGGTTCGTCCGACCACGGCTTCGCAGAGCATCGCCTCGCTGTCTTCGATCGCGCCCAGCATGGCACGATCGTGATTCCACAGCACACGCAGCGGCCCGCTGTTCCAGGTCCAGGTGCGGGTCAGCGCGGTCCAATCCGGCACGGCGGGCGGCTTGCTGGTGTTGCTCTTCGGATCGGAACCGGCGGCGCGCTCGATCGCATCGGAAACGCCGTCGTTGTCGCTGTCCACCTTGTTCGCGAGAGAAGGGAAAGGTGTGTAGTGAATTTCGTCGCCATCCAGCAGGCCGTCGCCATCGGTATCAGCGATGAGGGGATTTGCATTGAACGAAGCTTCCTCGCCATCGGTGAGACCGTCGTGATCGGTGTCGCGTTCGTGCGGATCGGTGCCGAGCGCGAGTTCCGCCGCGTTGCCGAGTCCGTCACCGTCGTCATCCGCGGTGGCATCCGCGACCTTCGGGTTGAAATGATACTCCACCTCCACGGCGTCGCTCATGCCATCGCCATCCGAGTCGGTGCCGCTGTCCACGATCTGGAAACCATGGATGGACACGTTGTAGAAATTACCATCGTCCGCAGCGAGCTGGGTGAGCGTGACGGATTGTGAAGCACCGCTCAAATTACGATAGCGCACGTAATTCGCGGGTGTGGCCGTGGCTTGCGTGGTGGCCTTGCTTTCGATCCAACGGCGGAAGGGCGGATTCGACGCCGAGGTGAAGTAACGGCGGGTGGAGGTGGAGGAACCCAGTTGCAGGTAGCCGCGATGATCCGGATACTGGTCGCCGAGATAGACGATCAGGTCGTAGGTGGCATAGGGGATGCCGGTGATGGAAACGCTGGCGGGAGTTTGCACCGAACTGCCGCCGGAGCTGTAGGAACCGGCGAAGATCATGCCATCCAGCAGCTTCTCATCGGACGGACCACGATGCAGGCCATCGGTGGCGGCGCGGTAGGACCAGCTTGCGCCAACCGTGGTGGCTTGGCCGCGATGGTTCTTCAAGGCGGTGGCCGAGCCGGTGAGCGCCGTATTCGAGGGCGGCCACATCGGCAGAGGCGGAGAGGCGTTCCAATTCGGCAGCCGGAAAAAACCAGCCGGTTCACCGGGCTTCAATGCCGCGTCGATGCCGCGTTCGGCGATGAACTGGAAGCCAACCGCACCGGGAAAATCAAAAGGCTTCGAGGTGGCGGAGAGTGGATTGGTGCCCTGTTCGATCTCGATGTTGTCCGGGTAGCCATCGCCATCGCTGTCTGCCAGTGTGGGATTGGAGGTCGTCTCCGCGCTGTCCGCGATACCGTCGCCATCGGTGTCCGGATTCAGCGGGTCGGTGGTGGTTTCCTGCCCATCCAGCAGACCATCGTTGTCCGTATCCGGATCGGTGGGATTGGTGCCCTTCTGGAACTCCTGGAGATTGCTCAGGCCGTCATGATCCGGGTCGGGCGTGGCATCGGCGGGATTGCTGTCGGAGAGATTGTAGGTCTCCTCGAACCAACGGGCCATGCCATCGCCATCCCCATCGGCCAGGCCATCCGGGTCGGCTTCCACCTGAAGATAGTCGAACTGGATGAAGGCATTCGCGGAGCCTCCGGTGCGCTCGATCTGCAGGATGTTCTCTCCGGTGGTGGCGTTCACCGAGGAAGCGGGCACGATGAAAGTCAGCGTGGTGTCGTAGCGGATGCCCGTACGGACTCCGAGCGTCACGCCATTGAGCTTCACCGTGACATCGTGGCTCTGGAAACCGGGCAGGCTGCCGGTGCCGCTGACCCAACCACCGCC belongs to Luteolibacter ambystomatis and includes:
- a CDS encoding DUF1800 domain-containing protein, with translation MARKPVFRPLLLLAAFIGPADAASFDPVWQLGSDDANTAPFGQESFASNNAPGSATVKDDDYYVATEPVANFERAMTVSDPRKRIHFPFATAQASSTSRLRITVDLFAGGGWVSGTGSLPGFQSHDVTVKLNGVTLGVRTGIRYDTTLTFIVPASSVNATTGENILQIERTGGSANAFIQFDYLQVEADPDGLADGDGDGMARWFEETYNLSDSNPADATPDPDHDGLSNLQEFQKGTNPTDPDTDNDGLLDGQETTTDPLNPDTDGDGIADSAETTSNPTLADSDGDGYPDNIEIEQGTNPLSATSKPFDFPGAVGFQFIAERGIDAALKPGEPAGFFRLPNWNASPPLPMWPPSNTALTGSATALKNHRGQATTVGASWSYRAATDGLHRGPSDEKLLDGMIFAGSYSSGGSSVQTPASVSITGIPYATYDLIVYLGDQYPDHRGYLQLGSSTSTRRYFTSASNPPFRRWIESKATTQATATPANYVRYRNLSGASQSVTLTQLAADDGNFYNVSIHGFQIVDSGTDSDGDGMSDAVEVEYHFNPKVADATADDDGDGLGNAAELALGTDPHERDTDHDGLTDGEEASFNANPLIADTDGDGLLDGDEIHYTPFPSLANKVDSDNDGVSDAIERAAGSDPKSNTSKPPAVPDWTALTRTWTWNSGPLRVLWNHDRAMLGAIEDSEAMLCEAVVGRTGAGWDSQIGIGLRWINGRLTYRFRCGSATFRDASGNAFWNSDWNTFPQDKTALFGFSGYGAGDVSMPLRFDFKAVRKNATENLWTLTFAIQNVTNAASPVTLVTWSTTANTAIAADNSLLNNTVSWADAYDTAGGMSVLKEPGIEVYFTSSAVGTLDTDKDGIPDTWETVNSFNPNSAADATLDTDGDGLNNRDEWRAGTNPRNADTDGDGASDGLEVAQGTNPLSASSVPAAFTFTGAIGDLDGDGLNDAWVLWSGGRSRIASADDDGDGVSNAQESAAGTNPDDPNSKLAMIATPSGNDLWLSWTDAPLKTQIIETGTGLGSWSVATGLPASNVSNGIRQVRVPDALSSGDAKRFYRARVFPKDTDGDGVEDWTETNVLGSSPTSANSVGQSIVRSNGQTLSGDALALYQKIQGSSPSGGAPGSTAAGTPSPVQASRFLMQASFGPVPQDIDAVRQAGYAAWIDSQLQLPASYLQPYIKAIKADAAGPRADKSYNFNDLDKFVYGNNVTTPFARNAVGAPDQLRQRVAFALSQIMVVSRRDAQLEEKPEGMANYYDTLIRNATGNYGTLLREVALHPAMGWYLSHVGNQKADPSIPRYPDENFAREVMQLFSIGLWELNPDGSRKLDGNGEPIPTYDNGTITEMARVFTGLYFDAPYGWEGGGWSDDDYTKPMVMYPQYHDFGRKTLLHGFIIPEREAGAANGMQDVLDAVDCLFRHPNTPPFVSRQLIQFLVTDNPSPAYIKRVQDVFVDDGHGVRGNLGAVVKAILLDPEARNAPVSPGYGKMREPVVRTMHLGRLFRLAETNPDFTWWNWTDTYYGFSSQEPLNSPSVFNFYTPVYQAPGEIRNQGLVSPGFQLVNTYTSVSFPNLLLDYLHDGFRSAWDHRYPLDYRSNLLVAANPEALVDQVNLLICAGNMTARTRAILLTRLNDTALTQHDRAALAIWLAMTCPEGAVQR